Proteins from a single region of Bos javanicus breed banteng chromosome 25, ARS-OSU_banteng_1.0, whole genome shotgun sequence:
- the LOC133237975 gene encoding cytochrome c oxidase subunit 7A2, mitochondrial-like produces MLQNFLALHQITKRTISTASGGQFENKFPKKQKLFQEDNGIPVYLKSGIADALLYRATMVLIAGGMAYAIYKLAVASFPKKQD; encoded by the coding sequence ATGCTACAGAATTTTCTTGCTCTCCATCAGATTACTAAGAGGACCATAAGTACTGCTTCAGGCGGGCAGTTTGAAAATAAGTttccaaagaaacaaaagctgtTCCAGGaagataatggaattccagtgtATCTGAAGAGTGGGATAGCTGATGCCCTCCTGTATAGAGCCACCATGGTTCTTATAGCTGGTGGAATGGCATATGCCATATATAAGCTGGCTGTGGCTTCATTTCCCAAGAAGCAGGATTGA